Within the Thermoplasmata archaeon genome, the region GGGCCTTCTGACGGGAGTTTCGTTCGCGCTCGCCGGGTCCGTCCCGCTCATCCCATTTGTCCTCCTCGGCACCCACGTGGCCGTCATCGCCTCGGTCCTGGTCACGGCGGGAGCCCTCTTCGTGGCGGGTCTCTTCCGCGCGCTCTCCTCGCTCCACCCGTTCGTGCGCAGCGGGTTCGAGATGCTCGCCGTCGGCATGGGTGCGGCGGCCGGGACCTACCTGATCGGCCTCTTGATCGGTGGGGTGGTGGGATAGGGAAAGGAGTCCAATCGCTGCGAGAACCAGCTTCGAGTGCCGTCGCAGCATGCCGAAACCAACGAACCCCCGGCCGCGGCAAAGGCCTTTCCGCCGCTCGCGGGCCAACGGGGGCGGCGGCACGTCCGGCAAGGTTTTGACGTGGGCCGCGCTTCACGGGTCCGTGCCCGAATCCGGAGCGCCTGCACCGGGGACGCCGGGTGCTCCCCGGAAGCCCCCGCCGCCGCGCGCCGCCGTCCTCGGGGACGCGAAGATTACGATCAACGCCCCCGTGTTCCGGGTGTTCGCGGCCCTGACGAGCCCGGAGCAACTCGCGGCCTGGTGGGGCCAGGATGCGATCGTCGAGCCGGATGTGGGCGGACGGTACGAGACGACGTTGTCAGTCGGTCGGGTGGAAGGCACGATCATGGCCATTGACGGGCCCGGCACGCTCGCGTTCGCGTGGACGATCCCATCCGAAGGCGCCTCGGTGACCACGAGCGTCCACTACGAGCTGTCGCCGAGAGGCCCGCAGACGGCCGTGCACGTCGCTCACCGGGGCCTCAAGGAGATCCCGGGCGACTGGTCCGCCTTGTGGCAGAGTGTTCTGGAGTCCCTGAAGGCGTACGTCGAGGGAGCCTCGACGGCCTGAGGAAGCCACCCCGATCGGGTGACCGGAGGTTATTCGCTCCAGGTCGCGCGGCCACTCTCCTCGGTGGAGCAAGGCCAGCCGCACCTCCACGACCGACCCAGTCCGGGACCCCGTCACCGAAAGATAGCTAAGGCTCCAGAACGATAGGGGGTCGGGTGGAATTGTGCGGGGGGCTGTACCGCAGGTATTGTGTATCCTGCTCGCAGGCGTGCTAGCGTTTGCTTCTTCAGTGGCCTCGGTCAAGATGGCGAGCCCGCGGCTCACGGCATCGGGTGTCGTTCACACGAGTTCGGGCTCGAATCTGACCTTCCGATCGGGCTGGTACGGGACGTACATCGACACGCTGAACCCCTTCGTCACGTACTCGGAGCTGAGCGGTTGGATCAACTTCAACACCCTCCTCCCACTGGTCCACTACAACGACGAGACGAAGGCGATCACGCCTGCGCTGGCATCCAACTGGACGGTGAACTTCGCGAACCACACGGTCATCTTCCATCTGAACCCGAACGCCGTATGGTCGGACGGGGTCCCAATCACATCCGAGGACGTCAACTACAGCTACAACATCTCCCAGCAGAGCTATAGCTTCATCGAGCCCGATGTGGCCGCGGTGCAGAACGTCCGCCTGCTGGGCCCCAGCGCTGTCCAGATCACCTTCACGGGATCGCTCTGGCTGTGGTTCGCGGCGATTGTGTTCGTCGTACCGGCCCATGTCTACAAGTACGTGAACGCCTCCACGTATCCCGGCTACAATGCGACGAGCGGCCCGTACTTCGTGGGGGACGGTCCCTTCGTACTCCAGACGTACGTGACGAACCAGTATGCGATCCTTCAGAAGAATCCGCGCTTCTTCATCCCCTCCCTGGAGCCTACAATCACGACCCTCATCTTCAATGAGTTCTCCAGCGTGAGTTCGGCGACGTCAGCCCTGCAAGCTCGACAGATCGATGGCTTGTCCGGGCTCCTCCCGGCGTCTGTCTCCACGTTCCAGAACAACAGCAACTTCGTCGTCTCGACCAGCCCGGGCATCGAGTACTTCTACCTCGCAATCAACGTGAACCCGGCGGGACACG harbors:
- a CDS encoding SRPBCC domain-containing protein; its protein translation is MPESGAPAPGTPGAPRKPPPPRAAVLGDAKITINAPVFRVFAALTSPEQLAAWWGQDAIVEPDVGGRYETTLSVGRVEGTIMAIDGPGTLAFAWTIPSEGASVTTSVHYELSPRGPQTAVHVAHRGLKEIPGDWSALWQSVLESLKAYVEGASTA
- a CDS encoding ABC transporter substrate-binding protein, giving the protein MASVKMASPRLTASGVVHTSSGSNLTFRSGWYGTYIDTLNPFVTYSELSGWINFNTLLPLVHYNDETKAITPALASNWTVNFANHTVIFHLNPNAVWSDGVPITSEDVNYSYNISQQSYSFIEPDVAAVQNVRLLGPSAVQITFTGSLWLWFAAIVFVVPAHVYKYVNASTYPGYNATSGPYFVGDGPFVLQTYVTNQYAILQKNPRFFIPSLEPTITTLIFNEFSSVSSATSALQARQIDGLSGLLPASVSTFQNNSNFVVSTSPGIEYFYLAINVNPAGH